From a single Elusimicrobiota bacterium genomic region:
- a CDS encoding universal stress protein — MNHWPPKKILVAVDSSRQSQNAWRWSRALASRLGAALKGIYVHQTIVWPGVDYLAEVEWRKAKSTIVRRIKSFLGRGRLAVGNGHPPTSIIQAAHRFKADLIVMGTHGRRGLEHAVLGSVVESVIRYSPAPVLTVKIKPAHVRSILVPVNFTPYAQAALEAAARLAKAMRARLVLLHVVPSLKKVAFLSDEFKDMISRLPADVRPEAPIATLVRQGKSPVRVIVAESQKHQLVVMAAHKKFVLKDFVLGMTVQQVLRLSKAPVLALPAPRAAGAGRRLKNRRLNLADHWEGRAFVNVS, encoded by the coding sequence ATGAATCATTGGCCGCCGAAAAAAATACTTGTCGCCGTGGACTCATCGCGACAGTCGCAAAACGCTTGGCGTTGGTCCCGGGCGCTGGCGTCCAGGTTGGGCGCTGCGCTTAAGGGGATTTACGTTCATCAGACGATTGTCTGGCCCGGCGTGGATTATTTGGCCGAGGTCGAGTGGCGCAAGGCCAAATCAACAATCGTCCGCCGCATCAAGTCGTTTCTGGGCCGGGGCCGCCTTGCAGTCGGCAACGGCCATCCGCCGACCTCCATTATCCAGGCCGCGCATCGTTTCAAGGCGGATTTGATCGTCATGGGGACGCACGGACGCCGGGGACTCGAGCACGCGGTCTTGGGTTCGGTGGTCGAGTCCGTTATCCGCTATAGCCCGGCGCCGGTTCTGACGGTCAAAATAAAGCCCGCCCATGTTCGCTCCATCCTGGTTCCCGTCAATTTCACGCCTTATGCGCAGGCGGCGTTGGAAGCCGCGGCCCGCCTGGCTAAGGCGATGAGGGCGCGCCTTGTGCTTTTGCATGTTGTGCCGAGTTTGAAGAAAGTTGCCTTTTTGTCCGATGAGTTCAAAGATATGATCAGCCGGCTGCCGGCAGACGTGCGCCCGGAAGCGCCGATTGCGACGCTTGTGCGCCAGGGTAAATCACCGGTGCGCGTCATTGTCGCCGAATCCCAAAAGCATCAGCTTGTGGTCATGGCGGCGCATAAAAAGTTCGTGTTGAAGGACTTTGTTTTAGGCATGACCGTTCAACAGGTTTTGCGTTTGTCGAAGGCCCCTGTCTTAGCCCTGCCTGCGCCGCGCGCCGCCGGCGCCGGGAGAAGACTTAAAAATCGCCGGTTGAACTTGGCCGACCATTGGGAGGGCCGAGCGTTCGTCAATGTTTCATGA
- a CDS encoding polyisoprenoid-binding protein, producing the protein MRKTLALTLALGCLAGPLAAKTYEIDLAHSGVMFRVDHLVISKVSGRFEKFSGVIEYDSAGDPKNWKAEATIDATSINTNEPARDKHLRSADFLNVEKNPKILFKTVKVVYVKDKKAKKQKAKAHGDLTINGVSKPVILDVQIGGLAKDPWGNERLGLTATTMINRKDFGVTWNKALETGGLLVGEEIEVTLEIEGIAKKN; encoded by the coding sequence ATGCGAAAAACATTAGCCTTAACATTGGCCCTGGGTTGCTTAGCGGGACCCCTGGCCGCGAAAACGTACGAAATCGACTTGGCCCACAGCGGCGTTATGTTCCGGGTCGATCACCTGGTCATTTCAAAAGTCAGCGGCCGTTTCGAAAAATTCAGCGGCGTCATCGAGTACGACTCTGCGGGCGATCCAAAAAATTGGAAAGCCGAGGCGACTATCGACGCGACCAGCATCAACACCAATGAGCCCGCCCGGGACAAACATTTGCGCTCGGCGGACTTTCTAAACGTGGAAAAGAATCCGAAGATTCTTTTTAAAACCGTCAAAGTCGTTTACGTCAAGGACAAAAAAGCCAAAAAGCAGAAAGCCAAAGCTCATGGGGATTTGACCATCAACGGCGTGAGCAAACCCGTCATCTTGGACGTTCAAATCGGCGGCCTGGCCAAAGACCCGTGGGGCAATGAGCGTCTGGGCCTGACTGCTACCACGATGATTAATCGCAAGGATTTCGGCGTCACGTGGAACAAGGCGCTGGAAACAGGCGGTCTTCTCGTCGGCGAAGAGATCGAAGTGACGTTGGAAATCGAGGGGATAGCTAAAAAGAATTAA
- a CDS encoding phosphatase PAP2 family protein: MKTGILEFVHRLISRPSLIGLGFFAALCVIVGAGRLESFDWSSMRFLQSFGSKGLDCFVAAFGYLGSAELTGLAALFFALTAYHRFGPAAALAVIAAMALGTVIELAAKLYLPQMPIPEGVHRFCRRSLPGGFVHLDTPNSFPSGHTFRSVFLFFLAARLWAPGSSSGRRIMAGAAWALSVLMAVSRVYIGDHWMSDVAGGFCLAWLACRWPLLENTALSKAQVKLVS, from the coding sequence GTGAAAACCGGGATTCTTGAGTTTGTTCATCGGCTGATTTCGCGGCCGTCATTGATCGGCCTTGGTTTTTTTGCGGCGCTATGCGTCATCGTCGGCGCCGGACGCCTGGAGAGTTTCGACTGGTCCTCCATGCGTTTTCTTCAATCCTTCGGCTCCAAGGGGCTCGATTGTTTTGTGGCGGCGTTCGGCTACTTGGGTTCGGCCGAGTTGACGGGTTTAGCGGCCCTGTTCTTTGCGTTGACCGCATATCATCGTTTCGGTCCGGCCGCCGCCCTGGCCGTGATCGCAGCCATGGCCCTGGGAACGGTTATTGAGTTGGCCGCTAAGTTATATCTGCCGCAAATGCCTATTCCCGAAGGCGTTCATCGTTTCTGCCGGCGGTCTCTTCCCGGAGGTTTCGTTCATCTGGACACGCCGAACAGCTTTCCCAGCGGGCATACCTTTCGTAGCGTTTTTTTATTTTTTTTAGCGGCGCGTTTGTGGGCGCCGGGCAGTTCGTCCGGCCGGCGCATCATGGCCGGCGCGGCTTGGGCGCTGTCCGTGTTGATGGCCGTCAGTCGCGTTTATATCGGGGACCATTGGATGAGCGACGTGGCCGGCGGTTTTTGTTTGGCTTGGCTGGCTTGCCGTTGGCCGCTTCTCGAGAACACCGCTCTTTCGAAGGCCCAAGTTAAACTTGTAAGCTGA
- a CDS encoding ABC transporter ATP-binding protein, whose translation MSVIVRFENLTKVYRLPGFLKSREVVGIHDLNLEIEEGEVFGLLGLNGSGKTTTIRLMLGLIAASAGRALVLGREAAKDSGVRSHLGYLPENATLPPALTPVEFLRFLGRIDRNKFPDRAKLQRRIHHVLKIVGLEQAADRKISSFSKGMTQRLGIAQAILHEPKLLVLDEPASGLDPLGIVEMRELFLKLNKELGMTVVFSSHSIGEVEKVSHRAAIVTGNCLQRLLMRKDWDGSGKTSLEKHFLECAQTLYSQQLGREVKLDD comes from the coding sequence ATGTCCGTCATCGTTCGGTTTGAAAACCTAACCAAAGTCTACCGGTTGCCCGGGTTTTTAAAATCCAGGGAAGTCGTAGGCATCCATGATTTGAATCTTGAAATCGAAGAGGGAGAGGTTTTCGGCCTTTTAGGTCTAAACGGCAGCGGCAAGACCACCACGATTCGTTTGATGCTGGGGCTCATCGCCGCGAGCGCCGGGCGCGCCTTGGTTTTGGGCCGGGAGGCGGCCAAAGACTCCGGCGTGCGCTCCCATCTTGGGTATTTGCCGGAAAACGCGACTTTGCCTCCGGCCCTAACCCCGGTGGAGTTTTTGCGTTTTTTAGGCCGCATTGATCGAAATAAATTTCCGGACAGAGCCAAACTTCAGCGCCGAATCCACCACGTGCTTAAAATCGTCGGCCTGGAGCAGGCCGCTGACAGAAAAATCAGCTCTTTTTCAAAGGGCATGACGCAGCGTTTGGGCATCGCTCAGGCGATTCTGCATGAGCCCAAGCTGCTGGTCTTAGATGAGCCCGCCTCCGGGCTTGATCCTCTGGGCATCGTTGAAATGCGCGAGCTGTTCCTCAAATTAAATAAAGAGCTGGGCATGACCGTGGTGTTTTCTTCGCATTCCATCGGCGAGGTGGAAAAGGTGTCTCATCGCGCGGCGATTGTGACCGGCAACTGCCTTCAACGGTTGCTCATGCGCAAGGATTGGGACGGCTCAGGCAAAACAAGCCTGGAGAAACATTTTTTGGAATGCGCTCAAACCCTTTACAGCCAGCAGTTGGGCCGTGAGGTGAAATTGGATGATTAG
- a CDS encoding alanine--glyoxylate aminotransferase family protein → MMSYILLTPGPTPVPHEILQKLAEPILHHRTPEFGKILNFVFEKLKYVYQTKRAEAFVLSGSGTAALEAAVVNFFSSGERVLVYSIGAFGDRWAAIARTYGLNVDVISAKWGEAAEPEQVNKHLQSHPDTAGVFITHSETSTATVNPIREIGEIVKRHNALYLVDAVSSLGGEEFRQDDWGIDVAASGSQKGLMCPPGIAFLSAGPKALERMKKAKLPRFYFDLKYYQEAKSVPETPFTPPVSLLTGLAQALAMIEAETLEARIERCRMLAQYTRQAAGERLGARLFSKWPANVLTAFYPPPQTPASLSTSAVLKELRDHYKITIADGQGDLKGKIFRIAHMGAITKDDVDQGLSALVDVYQKHGVQCPSSFGLKT, encoded by the coding sequence ATGATGAGTTATATTCTGCTGACGCCGGGACCGACTCCGGTCCCGCATGAAATCCTTCAGAAGCTCGCTGAGCCCATTCTGCACCATCGCACGCCTGAGTTCGGGAAAATCCTCAATTTTGTTTTCGAGAAATTGAAATACGTTTATCAAACCAAGCGGGCCGAGGCTTTCGTTTTATCCGGTTCGGGCACGGCGGCGTTGGAAGCCGCGGTCGTCAACTTTTTTTCATCCGGGGAGCGCGTGCTGGTTTATTCCATCGGCGCTTTTGGGGATCGATGGGCGGCGATCGCCCGGACCTATGGCTTGAACGTGGATGTGATCAGCGCCAAATGGGGCGAGGCCGCCGAACCCGAACAAGTCAACAAGCATTTGCAGAGCCATCCGGATACGGCGGGGGTTTTCATCACTCACTCCGAAACATCGACGGCCACGGTTAATCCCATCCGTGAAATCGGCGAGATCGTGAAACGCCATAACGCCCTTTATCTGGTGGACGCGGTCAGCTCCTTGGGCGGCGAAGAATTCCGCCAGGATGATTGGGGGATCGACGTGGCGGCTTCGGGCAGCCAAAAGGGGTTGATGTGCCCGCCCGGCATCGCTTTTTTATCCGCCGGCCCCAAGGCCTTGGAACGCATGAAAAAAGCCAAATTGCCGCGTTTTTATTTTGATTTGAAATATTATCAGGAGGCTAAAAGCGTCCCGGAGACGCCGTTTACCCCGCCGGTGTCGCTATTGACCGGATTGGCCCAGGCCCTGGCCATGATCGAAGCGGAGACGTTGGAGGCCCGCATTGAGCGGTGCCGGATGCTTGCCCAATACACGCGTCAAGCGGCGGGGGAACGCTTGGGCGCGCGCCTCTTCTCCAAGTGGCCGGCCAATGTGTTGACCGCTTTTTATCCGCCGCCTCAGACGCCGGCCTCTTTGTCCACCTCGGCCGTGTTGAAGGAGCTTCGGGATCATTACAAAATCACCATCGCGGACGGCCAAGGGGACTTGAAGGGGAAAATTTTCCGTATCGCCCACATGGGCGCCATCACCAAAGACGATGTGGATCAGGGATTGAGCGCCCTTGTGGATGTTTATCAAAAACATGGAGTTCAATGTCCGTCATCGTTCGGTTTGAAAACCTAA
- the lon gene encoding endopeptidase La produces MPDADQAAGRSDIPAPSAGEPDVERLPLLAVRDVALFPYMVLPIAVGRDKSVRALEAAGAHFNRRIFVVAQKSPQVEDPGADDIWPVGTVGEVVQVFKMPDGSVKTFVQGLWRARRKQTLYNDQGYWEAAIESLVPAPLPAGGEAEALIRLLKQAFTQYAQLNPNVPQEIGALVANVQDADRLADVLAANITLKIEDKQKLLEMTDTKERLEKIYALLLGEIDVLNLEKKIQNRVRSQIEKTQKEYLLQEQMKAIQKELRQRDDSSKELEELRAKIKKAGLSKEAAQAAEKEIVRLEKMMPYSPEATVARTYVDWLLALPWTKATKDRLDIDQASQVLNEDHYGIDKVKERILEYLSVCLLKKKLRGPILCFVGPPGVGKTSLGRSIARALGRNFIRVAVGGMRDEAEIRGHRRTYIGALPGRIMQQLRKADSRNPVFLLDEIDKMGTDWRGDPASALLEVLDPEQNNNFVDHYLDVGFDLSDIFFICTANTTFTIPATLRDRMEIIRFSDYTLKEKIEISRRYLVPKQLDEHGLKDWVDLSLSDETLAFIVEHYTREAGVRNLEREIANLSRKIAKEIAPSLKDKKRRDEAPAPRSIKTIEEIRKYLGVPKFIKAKAAANGVGVATGLAWTEHGGEILTIEVSQVPGKGQLMLTGQLGPTMQESAQAAFTYIRSKADRLALKLEGLKTHDFHLHVPEGAVPKDGPSAGIAMAVCLASFLTQRPIKASLAMTGEVTLMGRVLPVGGIREKLIAASRHGIDMVLVPKENEKDLEDVPEEVRRKVRIHPVAHMDEVIEFALS; encoded by the coding sequence ATGCCTGACGCTGATCAGGCGGCCGGACGTTCGGACATCCCGGCGCCATCCGCGGGCGAGCCGGATGTTGAGCGGCTGCCGTTATTGGCGGTCCGCGACGTGGCGCTGTTTCCCTACATGGTGCTGCCCATCGCCGTGGGCCGCGACAAATCAGTTCGAGCGCTGGAAGCCGCGGGCGCGCATTTCAACAGGCGGATTTTCGTCGTCGCTCAAAAATCGCCCCAGGTGGAGGACCCGGGGGCGGATGATATCTGGCCGGTGGGCACGGTCGGCGAGGTCGTTCAGGTTTTCAAAATGCCCGACGGCAGCGTCAAAACCTTCGTCCAAGGGCTTTGGCGCGCGCGCCGCAAGCAGACGCTTTACAACGATCAGGGCTACTGGGAAGCGGCCATCGAATCGTTGGTCCCGGCGCCCCTGCCCGCCGGCGGCGAGGCCGAGGCGCTGATTCGCCTTCTCAAACAGGCCTTCACTCAATACGCTCAGCTCAACCCCAACGTCCCTCAGGAAATCGGGGCCTTGGTCGCCAACGTGCAAGACGCCGATCGCTTGGCTGATGTTTTGGCCGCCAATATCACGTTGAAAATCGAGGATAAGCAGAAGTTGCTCGAGATGACGGATACGAAGGAGCGCCTGGAAAAAATTTACGCCTTGCTGCTTGGGGAAATCGACGTTCTGAATCTTGAGAAGAAGATTCAAAACCGCGTGCGCTCTCAAATCGAAAAAACTCAGAAGGAATACCTCCTTCAGGAGCAGATGAAGGCCATCCAAAAGGAATTGCGCCAAAGGGACGACTCAAGCAAAGAGCTTGAAGAGCTTCGCGCGAAAATCAAGAAGGCCGGATTGTCCAAAGAAGCGGCCCAGGCCGCGGAAAAGGAAATCGTCCGCCTTGAAAAAATGATGCCTTATTCGCCGGAGGCCACGGTGGCCCGGACGTATGTGGATTGGCTTTTGGCCCTTCCCTGGACCAAAGCCACGAAAGACCGTCTTGATATCGATCAAGCCTCGCAAGTTTTAAACGAAGATCATTACGGCATCGACAAAGTCAAAGAACGGATTCTGGAGTACCTGTCCGTTTGCCTGTTAAAGAAAAAACTTCGCGGGCCGATTTTGTGTTTTGTGGGGCCTCCGGGCGTCGGGAAAACCTCCCTGGGCCGTTCCATCGCCCGGGCCTTGGGCAGGAATTTTATCCGCGTGGCCGTAGGCGGCATGCGCGATGAGGCGGAAATCCGCGGCCACCGGCGCACCTATATCGGGGCCTTGCCCGGGCGCATCATGCAGCAATTAAGGAAGGCGGACAGCCGCAATCCCGTGTTTCTCTTGGATGAAATCGACAAAATGGGCACGGATTGGCGCGGGGACCCGGCCTCGGCTTTGCTGGAGGTCTTGGACCCGGAGCAAAATAATAATTTCGTCGATCATTACTTGGACGTGGGTTTCGATCTTTCCGATATCTTTTTTATTTGCACGGCCAACACCACGTTCACCATCCCGGCGACCTTGAGGGACCGGATGGAGATCATCCGGTTTTCGGATTACACGCTGAAGGAAAAAATCGAGATCAGCAGGCGTTATTTGGTCCCCAAACAATTGGACGAGCATGGACTCAAGGACTGGGTCGATCTTTCCTTGAGCGATGAAACCTTGGCTTTTATCGTCGAGCATTACACGCGGGAAGCGGGCGTCAGAAATCTGGAGCGGGAAATCGCGAATCTGTCCCGCAAAATCGCCAAAGAAATCGCCCCGTCCTTAAAAGACAAAAAGCGCCGTGACGAAGCGCCGGCTCCCCGATCCATTAAAACCATCGAGGAAATCCGCAAATATCTGGGCGTTCCTAAATTCATCAAGGCGAAGGCGGCGGCCAACGGCGTCGGCGTGGCCACGGGGTTGGCTTGGACCGAGCATGGCGGGGAAATCCTGACCATCGAAGTCTCCCAGGTTCCGGGCAAAGGCCAGCTGATGTTGACGGGCCAGTTGGGGCCCACCATGCAGGAGTCGGCTCAGGCGGCGTTCACCTATATCCGTTCCAAAGCGGATCGTCTGGCGCTTAAGCTCGAAGGTTTGAAGACCCATGATTTTCATTTGCATGTGCCCGAAGGCGCCGTGCCCAAGGACGGGCCGTCCGCCGGCATTGCCATGGCGGTCTGTTTGGCTTCGTTTTTGACGCAGCGCCCCATCAAGGCTTCCTTGGCCATGACCGGGGAGGTGACCCTCATGGGGCGCGTGCTTCCGGTCGGCGGCATCCGCGAGAAATTAATCGCGGCCAGCCGCCACGGCATTGACATGGTGCTTGTGCCTAAGGAAAATGAGAAAGATTTGGAAGACGTGCCCGAGGAAGTGCGCCGAAAAGTGCGGATTCATCCGGTGGCTCACATGGATGAGGTCATCGAATTCGCTTTAAGTTAA
- a CDS encoding ATP-dependent Clp protease proteolytic subunit, whose product MPTIVPTVIERWNQGAAAGYDIYSRLLKDRIIFVGGYEGVVTTDSANVLIAQLLYLQAEDPEREVQMFINSPGGMVTAGLAVYDTMRYLTTPISTICIGMAMSFGALLLAAGTKGRRFALPHSRVMMHQPLISGEGLSGPVSDIDIEAKELLLTKQKLTEILAFHTGQTYEKVKADTERNLYLSAEEAKKYGVIDEIIMIRKSNK is encoded by the coding sequence ATGCCGACAATCGTACCGACAGTCATTGAACGGTGGAATCAGGGCGCGGCCGCGGGATACGATATTTATTCGCGGCTGCTGAAAGACCGCATCATCTTCGTGGGCGGCTATGAGGGCGTGGTCACCACGGACTCGGCCAATGTCTTAATCGCCCAGCTTCTTTATCTTCAGGCGGAAGACCCGGAGCGGGAAGTCCAGATGTTCATCAATTCTCCGGGCGGCATGGTCACCGCGGGTTTGGCCGTTTATGACACGATGCGTTACCTGACCACGCCGATCAGCACGATTTGCATCGGCATGGCCATGTCCTTCGGCGCTTTATTGCTGGCCGCGGGCACCAAGGGGAGGCGTTTTGCCCTGCCCCATTCGCGCGTCATGATGCACCAGCCGTTGATCTCAGGCGAAGGGCTCTCAGGCCCTGTGTCGGACATCGATATCGAAGCCAAGGAACTGCTCTTGACCAAGCAGAAGCTGACCGAGATTTTGGCTTTTCATACCGGCCAGACTTACGAGAAGGTCAAAGCGGACACCGAACGCAATCTTTACCTCAGCGCCGAGGAAGCCAAGAAATACGGCGTCATCGACGAAATCATCATGATCCGCAAGAGCAACAAATGA
- the tig gene encoding trigger factor, whose amino-acid sequence MANFVAENIGAEVKLTASEPTKKRYEISLGGERLKIIEEKWLAAARDHAKLPGFRKGHLPAEVILGQMGDWIKERASREVMSSVVEEIVKKESLKLVYNPVIAKIDYKYGDRLAFEAVFEIEPTVTVKNYKGLEVERRQKPVTEDEVTAELERILKQGHPQYLVPVEKAAEADAEEWALVNLTGKIKGETVWSWDGELLSVDSDQAPAGFNNALIGLRPGQKKAWSISLDEDCPTAAWAGQTMSIEMELLDLKRLSGDNGNPLEAHKDEIPKFKEEVRRQIVKRREAVARRHLEEQITADLLRENPMDVPQAEVELRTQELLNRARGLFALSGKELAKEHEGELRVKYAIEAANDIRLGYFMREIARREAVKVNEDDFRKKIESVEDEKERQYYLKHKESVLYDILTEKVFDLLIAGAKITDVEV is encoded by the coding sequence ATGGCTAACTTTGTCGCTGAGAACATAGGCGCCGAGGTCAAATTAACGGCTTCGGAGCCGACTAAAAAGCGTTACGAGATTTCATTGGGCGGGGAGCGCCTGAAAATCATCGAAGAGAAGTGGCTGGCCGCGGCCCGGGACCATGCCAAGCTGCCCGGTTTCCGCAAAGGGCATTTGCCGGCCGAGGTGATTTTGGGCCAAATGGGCGATTGGATCAAAGAGCGCGCCAGCCGGGAAGTCATGAGTTCGGTGGTCGAGGAAATCGTCAAAAAAGAAAGCCTCAAGCTTGTTTACAACCCGGTGATCGCCAAAATCGATTACAAATACGGCGATCGCCTGGCCTTTGAAGCGGTTTTTGAAATCGAACCCACCGTCACCGTGAAAAATTACAAGGGTTTGGAAGTCGAGCGGCGGCAGAAGCCGGTCACCGAGGATGAAGTCACGGCCGAGCTCGAGCGTATCCTCAAGCAAGGGCATCCCCAATATTTGGTTCCGGTGGAGAAAGCGGCTGAAGCGGACGCCGAAGAGTGGGCGCTGGTGAATTTAACAGGCAAGATCAAAGGGGAAACGGTTTGGAGTTGGGATGGAGAATTGCTCAGCGTCGACAGCGATCAGGCGCCCGCGGGGTTTAACAACGCTTTGATCGGCCTGCGCCCGGGACAAAAGAAAGCATGGAGCATTTCATTGGATGAAGATTGCCCCACGGCCGCATGGGCGGGGCAGACCATGTCCATCGAGATGGAGCTTCTCGATTTAAAGCGTTTATCCGGCGACAATGGGAATCCTCTTGAGGCCCACAAAGACGAAATCCCCAAGTTCAAGGAAGAAGTCCGCCGCCAAATCGTCAAGCGCCGGGAAGCGGTGGCGCGGCGGCACCTTGAGGAGCAAATCACCGCGGATCTTTTGCGGGAAAATCCCATGGACGTGCCGCAGGCGGAAGTGGAACTGCGGACCCAGGAATTGTTAAACAGGGCGCGCGGGCTGTTCGCATTGTCCGGCAAGGAGCTGGCTAAGGAACACGAGGGGGAGCTCAGGGTCAAATACGCGATTGAGGCGGCCAATGACATCCGCCTGGGCTACTTTATGCGCGAAATCGCCCGGCGCGAGGCCGTCAAGGTGAACGAGGATGATTTTCGCAAGAAGATCGAATCCGTCGAGGATGAAAAAGAGCGCCAATATTACCTTAAGCATAAGGAAAGCGTGCTTTATGATATTCTCACCGAGAAAGTTTTCGACCTTCTGATCGCCGGCGCCAAGATCACGGACGTCGAAGTCTGA
- the ispG gene encoding (E)-4-hydroxy-3-methylbut-2-enyl-diphosphate synthase — translation MTRLLTRSVRAGSIQIGGGAPIVVQSMCATRTKDIDLTVAQAERLREAGAGLVRVAIDNDRDAEALIEIRRQTKANLVVDLQENYVLAAKVAPHVDKIRYNPGHLHHIEKEKSVEEKVGWLVNVAKGNGCALRVGVNCGSVAPDFLIRYPDHMEAIVQSALFHAGLLESLGFTNFVVSLKDSDPAKVVEANRRFSSARPDIPVHLGVTEAGLPPDGVIKTRIAFEQLLSQGIGDTLRVSLTLPNDRKHEEVLVGLQIVRDVEEGRFISVPNFGQGLNIISCPSCSRVENERFVELAQDVKAMSAYAERHKITIAVMGCRVNGPGETDDADLGLWCGPTTVHLKKKSVEMGVFSYDEILPRLKRELDGLIEARAALAGRSA, via the coding sequence ATGACACGTCTTTTAACTCGCTCCGTGCGCGCGGGAAGCATTCAAATCGGCGGCGGCGCTCCCATCGTCGTGCAATCCATGTGCGCCACCAGGACCAAGGATATTGATTTGACCGTGGCTCAGGCCGAGCGTTTGCGGGAGGCGGGGGCCGGGTTGGTGCGCGTGGCCATCGATAATGACCGGGACGCCGAGGCTTTGATTGAAATTCGCCGCCAGACCAAAGCCAATTTGGTCGTCGATCTTCAGGAAAATTATGTGTTAGCGGCCAAGGTCGCGCCGCATGTGGATAAAATCCGCTACAACCCGGGCCATTTGCATCATATCGAGAAAGAAAAAAGCGTCGAAGAGAAAGTGGGTTGGCTCGTCAACGTGGCCAAGGGCAACGGCTGCGCCTTGCGCGTCGGGGTCAATTGCGGCTCCGTGGCGCCTGATTTTTTGATCCGTTATCCGGATCATATGGAGGCCATCGTGCAGTCGGCCTTATTCCATGCCGGACTTCTGGAGAGCCTGGGATTCACCAATTTTGTCGTGTCGCTTAAAGATTCCGATCCGGCCAAGGTCGTTGAGGCGAATCGCCGTTTTTCTTCGGCCCGTCCGGATATTCCGGTTCATTTGGGGGTGACGGAAGCCGGGTTGCCGCCGGACGGCGTCATTAAAACGCGCATCGCTTTCGAGCAGCTGTTGTCGCAAGGCATCGGGGACACCTTGCGCGTGTCCTTGACCTTGCCCAATGATAGGAAGCATGAAGAGGTTTTAGTCGGCCTTCAAATCGTCCGCGACGTTGAGGAAGGGCGTTTCATCTCCGTGCCCAATTTCGGCCAAGGGTTGAACATTATTTCCTGCCCCAGCTGTTCCAGGGTGGAAAACGAGCGTTTCGTGGAACTGGCTCAGGATGTCAAGGCCATGAGCGCCTATGCCGAACGACATAAAATCACCATCGCGGTGATGGGCTGCCGGGTCAACGGCCCCGGGGAAACGGATGACGCGGATTTGGGGCTTTGGTGCGGGCCCACGACGGTTCATCTGAAAAAGAAAAGCGTTGAAATGGGCGTTTTCTCTTATGACGAAATTTTGCCTCGCCTGAAGCGGGAGTTGGATGGTTTGATCGAAGCGCGAGCGGCCCTCGCCGGGCGGTCGGCTTAA
- the speD gene encoding adenosylmethionine decarboxylase: MEGLGTHTLLELNDCNPKLIDDLAFVQKLLINATKKMGATIIGQAFHKFSPQGVTGVISIAESHLSIHTWPEYGYAAVDIFSCGHKLDPQKATSLIVEKLECKAPSLLEVRRGIRMTQPALAQ; encoded by the coding sequence TTGGAAGGACTCGGAACGCATACCCTGCTTGAACTCAACGACTGCAACCCTAAATTAATCGACGACCTGGCCTTCGTGCAAAAACTCCTGATCAACGCCACCAAAAAAATGGGCGCCACCATCATCGGCCAAGCGTTCCATAAATTCAGCCCCCAGGGCGTCACCGGCGTCATCTCCATCGCCGAGTCCCACTTGTCGATCCATACCTGGCCCGAGTACGGCTACGCGGCCGTGGATATTTTTTCCTGCGGGCATAAATTGGATCCGCAAAAAGCCACCTCGCTCATTGTCGAGAAACTTGAATGCAAGGCGCCCAGCCTCTTGGAGGTCCGCCGCGGCATCCGCATGACGCAGCCGGCGCTCGCCCAATGA